The Anaerolineae bacterium genome contains the following window.
GGCCCCGTCCTTCCGGGCAGGGCTTGCGGGAAGCATGCCGGTTAATCTTTATAGAGAAGTTTCTCGTTAATTTCGATTTTTGAATTTTTTCTTAAATCGTTAATCCACTCTTTTAACATTTCTGTCTTTTTCTTTTCCTTGAGTTCTTCGACAATCTTTTCCCGTAATCCATCAAGGGGAGGAAGTTTCTTTCCCGGCTTTTTCATATCATTATAACGGGTCTTGATCTCCTCTTCGGAAATCAAAATTCTATTACTGATTTCTTCACCTTTCATTTCCACCAAGTCTCTTATAAGCGTGCTTTCCCAGTAACGTTCGATTGCCCTGATGAATTTTTTCTTTCTGTCTAATTTTAACTTTTTGGCCTCCTGGATAAGAAGCTCTTTTCTTATAAGTTCTTCCAAAAATTCCTTTTTGACTTCTTTGGTCAATTTACAGGCTTCATCCATCTCCAGCTCTGCCGCCAGTTGAGATTGAA
Protein-coding sequences here:
- a CDS encoding SurA N-terminal domain-containing protein — its product is MKKSFIYLLLLVLFLHLFSCTQEQEKEDKILAGINDRKLTIDEFQSQLAAELEMDEACKLTKEVKKEFLEELIRKELLIQEAKKLKLDRKKKFIRAIERYWESTLIRDLVEMKGEEISNRILISEEEIKTRYNDMKKPGKKLPPLDGLREKIVEELKEKKKTEMLKEWINDLRKNSKIEINEKLLYKD